Proteins from a genomic interval of Physeter macrocephalus isolate SW-GA chromosome 21, ASM283717v5, whole genome shotgun sequence:
- the CHST7 gene encoding carbohydrate sulfotransferase 7 yields the protein MKGRRRRRRREHCKFALLLALYTLVLLLVPSVLDGGRDGDKGAGHCAGLQRSLGVWSLEAAAAGEREQGAEARPAAEEDAGRSPRSRGNLNGAVGEAVSREKQHIYVHATWRTGSSFLGELFNQHPDVFYLYEPMWHLWQALYPGDAESLQGALRDMLRSLFRCDFSVLQLYAPPGDSAARAPDAANLTTAALFRWRTNKVICSPPLCPGAPRARAEVGLVEDAACERSCPPVALRALEAECRKYPVVVIKDVRLLDLGVLVPLLRDPGLNLKVVQLFRDPRAVHNSRLKSRQGLLRESIQVLRTRQRGDRFHRVLLAHGMGARPGGPSRALPAAPRADFFLTGALEVICEAWLRDLLFARGAPAWLRRRYLRLRYEDLVRQPRAQLRRLQRFAGLRALAALDAFALNMTRGAAYGADRPFHLSARDAREAVHAWRERLSQEQVRQVEAACAPAMRLLAYPRSWEDGNAEPSEDEETPPETEADGAT from the coding sequence ATGAagggccggcggcggcggcggcgccgagAGCACTGCAAGTTCGCGCTGCTGTTGGCGCTGTACACGCTGGTGCTGCTGCTCGTCCCCTCTGTCCTGGACGGCGGCCGCGACGGGGACAAGGGCGCTGGGCACTGCGCGGGCCTGCAGCGCAGCCTGGGAGTGTGGAGcctggaggcggcggcggcgggcgagCGCGAGCAGGGCGCGGAGGCGCGGCCCGCCGCGGAGGAGGACGCGGGCCGGTCCCCCAGGTCCCGGGGCAACCTCAACGGCGCCGTCGGGGAGGCGGTGTCTCGCGAAAAGCAGCACATCTATGTGCACGCCACCTGGCGCACGGGCTCGTCGTTCCTGGGCGAGCTCTTTAACCAGCACCCGGACGTTTTCTACTTGTATGAGCCCATGTGGCATCTGTGGCAGGCGCTGTATCCGGGCGATGCCGAGAGCCTGCAGGGCGCGCTGCGCGACATGCTGCGCTCGCTCTTCCGCTGCGACTTCTCGGTGCTGCAGCTGTACGCGCCGCCGGGGGATTCCGCCGCGCGCGCCCCGGACGCGGCCAATCTCACCACGGCCGCCCTCTTTCGCTGGCGGACCAACAAGGTCATCTGCTCGCCGCCGCTGTGCCCCGGCGCGCCCCGGGCCCGCGCCGAGGTCGGCCTCGTCGAGGACGCCGCCTGCGAGCGCAGCTGCCCACCCGTGGCTCTCCGAGCCCTGGAGGCCGAGTGCCGCAAGTATCCAGTGGTGGTCATCAAGGACGTGCGCCTCCTCGACCTCGGCGTGCTGGTGCCTCTGCTGCGCGACCCCGGCCTCAACCTGAAGGTGGTGCAGCTTTTCCGCGACCCGCGGGCCGTGCACAACTCGCGCCTCAAGTCTCGGCAGGGGCTGCTGCGCGAGAGCATCCAAGTGCTGCGCACCCGCCAGAGGGGCGACCGCTTCCACCGCGTGCTGCTGGCGCACGGCATGGGCGCTCGACCCGGGGGCCCGTCCCGCGCACTGCCCGCCGCCCCGCGCGCCGACTTCTTCCTGACCGGCGCGCTCGAGGTGATCTGCGAAGCCTGGCTGCGCGACCTGCTGTTCGCGCGCGGCGCGCCAGCCTGGCTACGGCGCCGCTACCTGAGGCTGCGCTACGAGGACCTGGTGCGGCAGCCGCGCGCCCAGCTGCGCCGCCTGCAGCGCTTCGCTGGGCTGCGCGCGCTCGCCGCGCTCGACGCCTTCGCGCTCAACATGACGCGCGGCGCGGCCTATGGCGCGGACCGGCCCTTCCACCTGTCGGCGCGCGATGCCCGCGAGGCCGTGCACGCCTGGCGCGAACGCCTGAGCCAAGAGCAGGTGCGCCAGGTGGAGGCCGCATGCGCCCCAGCCATGCGCCTGCTGGCTTACCCTCGCAGTTGGGAAGACGGCAACGCCGAGCCGTCCGAGGACGAGGAGACGCCGCCGGAGACGGAGGCCGATGGCGCCACGTAG